A window of the Trichoderma asperellum chromosome 4, complete sequence genome harbors these coding sequences:
- a CDS encoding uncharacterized protein (EggNog:ENOG41) has product MTAPTMQQPIIPPRPSKSPAKDLAAASSTPLIPPRPANKRIDRSKSPNPDRFAQSPFTDGAITVSPLGTQLSPSNSHGGSGEGIDHSESVPMPSVGEEGLEYSVITSELQGPGTEDAEQTRTVAQDLKLHAPKPSLPAASAKERVMNVTRTDSDRAASFGIGKPGHLEGRSTSRNGLRKKSSTSFSATSEDQQLDDEHGIPEIGQRVPMNPHLGDVQAPSPAPTDGSGKHHSRKLSSRGLPPGSYGMHGHGVEPQDELDKAYYKKHPEVMQREHHTPLHDHRQTDFALSSSDLNKLVRDTANRKSIDFSEQHGTPNEEVAFQAHEEYASRMATPRPVSIVLDTGAPLEDPGASENKPIHVDDPKHPEQYSYGAESPVEARGDEFEAPILAADEIEKDARRPAQQPAIRPHLDRNSSSYDGTSRPTSRPSSRPTSIYNAHTNLDFDHTPLEDVREYEPLFPDEAAKKEDERRESKDGSKARHYFPSKDVWEDAPTSVHYTAEVSTPDNAEENAEEDAQRRKSSTHPENRPMTPAQIFAMQQEELAEKEANGKKHNFLPILEQPKPTWVDHQPHLKSGKSSTGHRFPSKDVWEDTPESLLYEAEVEEKPKSENKPEVPARPSKKLTELLSHKPAIPERPKSTRQTSGEDVPKPLVPTRPVKKVSADSKDGELSKPKPPVPSRPAGSKIAALQAGFMSDLNKRLQLGPQPSKKEEAEKTEAVEEKDKVILSDARKSRARGPQRRAPTKSSAPAAAAPSAKEPAAVTLCFSQPQTIWNIDPDHGDVHVVSDSLEVPEKEASETVLESERLPPVPIENEKPAEVEEPKAEQEKETEHAAKVVEPEAPKEAAEPAASIEPVQSETAPEPEPSTESEEPKILESAKELEITKEPEEIKELGETEKLEEVKKSEEPVKEETLAANMAGESILEAKVEQNDDTKEIEPVEVADEVKA; this is encoded by the exons CAAAGTCACCTAATCCCGATCGATTTGCCCAATCGCCCTTCACCGATGGCGCAATTACTGTGAGCCCTCTTGGGACCCAGCTTAGCCCAAGCAACTCCCACGGAGGCTCTGGCGAAGGCATTGATCACTCTGAGAGTGTGCCGATGCCCTCTGTTGGTGAAGAGGGATTGGAATATAGCGTCATCACTTCCGAGCTGCAAGGACCGGGAACCGAGGATGCAGAGCAGACACGCACTGTCGCCCAGGACCTCAAGCTCCATGCCCCTAAGCCTTCTCTCCCCGCTGCGAGTGCCAAAGAGCGGGTTATGAATGTCACTCGCACCGATTCGGACAGGGCTGCCTCGTTTGGCATTGGAAAGCCAGGACATCTCGAAGGCCGATCAACCTCCCGCAATGGCTTGAGGAAGAAATCTAGCACAAGTTTCTCTGCTACAAGCGAGGACCAGCAGCTTGATGATGAACATGGCATTCCCGAAATTGGACAGCGAGTCCCCATGAACCCGCATCTGGGAGACGTCCAAGCTCCATCGCCTGCCCCGACTGATGGAAGCGGTAAACACCATAGCCGCAAGCTCAGCTCTCGTGGTCTTCCCCCTGGAAGCTATGGAATGCACGGCCACGGAGTGGAACCTCAGGATGAGCTTGATAAGGCTTATTACAAGAAGCACCCTGAAGTTATGCAGCGAGAGCATCATACCCCGCTGCACGATCATCGCCAGACCGATTTTGCTCTGAGCAGCAGCGATCTCAACAAGCTAGTCCGAGACACAGCTAACCGTAAATCTATAG ATTTTAGTGAGCAGCATGGAACTCCCAACGAAGAAGTTGCGTTCCAAGCTCACGAGGAGTATGCTAGCCGCATGGCTACTCCGCGTCCAGTCTCGATAGTTCTTGACACGGGCGCACCATTGGAGGACCCCGGTGCATCTGAGAACAAGCCTATTCATGTCGACGATCCTAAGCATCCAGAGCAGTATTCCTATGGCGCTGAAAGCCCGGTCGAAGCCCGTGGGGACGAGTTCGAGGCTCCTATTCTTGCCGCAgatgagattgagaaggATGCTAGGCGACCCgctcagcagccagccattCGGCCCCATCTCGATCGCAACAGCAGTTCGTATGATGGCACAAGTCGTCCAACTAGCCGTCCCTCTAGTCGACCGACGAGCATTTACAACGCTCATACCAACCTCGACTTTGACCACACTCCTTTGGAAGATGTTCGCGAATACGAACCTCTGTTCCCTGATGAGgccgccaagaaggaggacgaAAGGCGTGAAAGCAAAGACGGGTCAAAAGCACGTCACTATTTCCCTAGCAAAGATGTTTGGGAAGATGCGCCGACCAGTGTTCACTACACCGCGGAGGTCTCAACCCCTGATAATGCAGAGGAAAATGCAGAGGAAGACGCCCAACGAAGGAAGTCGTCAACGCATCCTGAGAATCGCCCCATGACTCCGGCTCAGATATTTGCTatgcagcaagaagagctcgCCGAGAAGGAGGCAAACGGCAAAAAGCACAACTTCTTACCCATCTTGGAGCAACCTAAGCCTACTTGGGTCGATCACCAACCCCATCTGAAGAGTGGGAAGTCAAGTACAGGTCATCGATTCCCCAGTAAGGATGTCTGGGAAGATACTCCAGAGAGTCTTCTTTACGAGGCAGAGGTAGAGGAAAAGCCAAAGAGCGAGAACAAGCCTGAAGTCCCCGCCCGGCCCTCAAAGAAGCTAACTGAACTGCTTTCACATAAGCCTGCTATTCCTGAACGTCCAAAGTCCACTAGACAGACTAGCGGCGAAGATGTACCCAAGCCGCTGGTACCTACTCGGCCTGTCAAAAAGGTCTCAGCCGACTCAAAGGATGGGGAACTCTCCAAGCCCAAGCCCCCAGTCCCCTCTCGTCCTGCTGGAAGCAAGATTGCCGCTCTACAGGCTGGATTCATGAGCGATTTGAATAAGCGTCTGCAGCTTGGACCTCAGCCTtcgaagaaggaagaagcggAGAAGACCGAAGCGGTGGAGGAAAAAGATAAAGTCATACTGTCCGATGCTAGAAAAAGTCGGGCTAGAGGACCACAGCGTCGCGCACCAACCAAGAGCTCagccccagctgctgctgcaccatCAGCCAAGGAGCCCGCCGCTGTCACGCTATGCTTTTCTCAGCCGCAGACAATTTGGAACATTGATCCTGATCATGGCGACGTTCATGTTGTTTCCGACTCACTTGAGGTCCCTGAAAAGGAAGCTTCTGAAACCGTACTAGAATCAGAAAGACTGCCTCCCGTGCCGATAGAGAATGAGAAACCCGCTGAAGTAGAAGAGCCTAAAGcagagcaagagaaagagacggAACACGCTGCGAAGGTGGTAGAACCCGAAGCTCCCAAGGAAGCTGCTGAGCCCGCTGCTTCAATCGAGCCTGTACAGTCCGAGACTGCGCCGGAACCTGAACCTTCGACTGAATCTGAAGAACCCAAGATCCTTGAGAGCGCCAAAGAGCTCGAAATCACCAAGGAGCCTGAAGAGATCAAAGAGTTGGGCGAAACCGAGAAATTAGAAGAAGTCAAGAAATCAGAAGAGCCAGTGAAGGAAGAAACACTTGCGGCAAACATGGCTGGCGAAAGCATTTTGGAAGCGAAAGTGGAACAGAACGATGATACAAAGGAGATAGAACCCGTTGAGGTTGCAGACGAGGTGAAGGCTTAG
- a CDS encoding uncharacterized protein (BUSCO:EOG092D04KS), whose product MPLQKSYSERIGLPRQRSPWQRSHSHPNNLQPANPKNPIPISEATKKKLNKFLYKDSNDESAADRGVDGRGKGAAAAASALNEQTPSHLRMIGNSATPVTRLDWSDLLEPCSQIPEEDTTISPNDKLLWDNKRDPNAFATISPMMPRKGRKRARSSSPISSPSADRIATPTVNVKKLARALKSPHPDPTLELWDRYSLNGHGGQSPASGAANPILAQLMVSSSPRPSKNQAALVDQENLRRAASCGFQWPKRRRMEKSKSGSQVSASQRELEAASKSSLVTALLDSVSSSMQNQSQEDDTEVGGMDSPSLKKRQIAPHNNNSPSRKSKGRLPSPIVSDYGDDDDLDDEFLMLEETMLASQVTQATQASQTTESVAPAGHGTERAVKQEGKKMDKKPALNDFDDFDDDDFDEADDLLASLELKTPASGKRTTSKTMKTPLKNKTPQKLADLEDEFGDDAFDGDVDFEAVEFAATQAAQQQGTASTANKTKIKTIQRYLVTSVLDGEYVDQYNRVSPEKILLIQADGSKSTRTVQLRGSWYDTPAHSDAYVHVIGEFSSKGQCVVDDAQNLLILHPDQLVSATVVADSFGCTRRAVLQDRVKATSEASPPLVYGTMLHEIFQEALLANRFDLGYLSELIDKNIERHIEDLYTIKMGIAAAKEHLQSKMTELSYWAKSFVASQPQADAIVEGRNGDKATIAVRKLLDVEEHVWSPMYGLKGNIDATVEVMMTDGKQSQVLTVPFEVKTGKHANSSHMAQTALYTLLLSDRYDIDITHGILYYMETSKTMRIPAIRHELRHMIMQRNQLACYIRERSVQLPPMLKSKHMCGKCYAKTSCFIYHRLADDGDGETSGMNEKFNEVVKHLTQEHQEFFIKWENLLTKEEKEGQKTKRELWTMTSSEREKKSRCFSDVIIEEGSASVDEDNPRINRFHYTFIKREPMPDFTFIGSELTVGEPIVVSDEDGHYALAIGYITSVRKQRISVAVDRRLHNARIRQPGFDELDNQVFASIMEVAHEGASVEQSQGKIKEPPIRYRLDQDEFSNGMATVRNNLIQMMANDVPAAVRIRELIVDLEPPRFKPVATQYTVTDGESLNVDQRRAIEKVMSAQDYALVLGMPGTGKTTTIAHIIKALVSQNKTVLLTSHTHTAVDNILLKLKSDKIPILRLGAPAKVHPDVQHFAHLAGQPKKTFEEIKEAWHGTPIVATTCLGINHQVFIERSFDYCIVDEASQITLPICAGPIRLAKTFVLVGDHNQLPPVVKNEEARQGGLDVSLFKLLSDRHPQSVVNLEHQYRMCEDIMTLSNTLIYNGRLRCGTEQLRKKKLHIPNMESLRQHHHDPTTIHRSGTARSFCTGPVPSRCWLYDLLDAEARVRFVDTDTIRPLVREEAQGKRIINPAEGQIVSQLVESLLTVGVPATEIGVMTHYRAQLHLLKDKLKHFPGIEMHTTDRFQGRDKEVIVLSLVRSNEACNIGDLLKDWRRINVAFTRAKTKLLVVGSMSTLKGSGEETMLSKFISLMEDRSWIYHMPQNALESHCFADLSTQLTGFTQRTPRKSPKRMPAKANSTSHADKENQKPSPRRARMGEGMLLKGKLITRDILNEMTDGAY is encoded by the exons ATGCCGCTCCAGAAGTCCTATTCTGAGCGGATTGGGCTTCCAAGA CAACGCTCGCCTTGGCAGCGGTCTCACAGCCATCCCAACAATCTACAGCCAGCGAACCCGAAAAATCCGATTCCCATATCAGaagcgacgaagaagaagctgaacaAATTTCTGTACAAGGACTCGAACGATGAGTCTGCAGCAGACAGGGGCGTGGATGGGAGGGGCAAGggtgcagcggcagcggcatctGCTTTGAACGAGCAAACACCCTCCCATTTAAGAATGATTGGAAATAGTGCCACTCCGGTGACTCGCTTGGATTGGAGCGACCTCCTCGAGCCATGCAGCCAAATACCAGAGGAGGACACCACCATCTCGCCAAACGACAAGCTGCTGTGGGACAACAAGCGGGATCCCAATGCATTCGCCACCATCTCGCCGATGATGCCCCGCAAGGGCAGGAAACGAGCCAGGAGCTCTTCGCCGATCTCATCGCCCTCTGCCGACAGAATCGCTACGCCGACAGTTAACGTTAAGAAGCTTGCCAGAGCATTGAAGTCGCCTCACCCCGATCCGACGTTGGAGCTCTGGGACCGATACTCGTTGAATGGTCATGGGGGGCAGTCTCCTGCGTCTGGTGCGGCGAATCCGATCTTGGCCCAATTGATGGTGTCTTCGTCTCCACGGCCATCCAAGAACCAAGCTGCTCTGGTCGACCAGGAGAATTTGCGTCGAGCTGCTAGCTGTGGCTTTCAGTGGCCcaaaaggaggaggatggagaagtCGAAATCGGGCAGCCAGGTCAGCGCCAGCCAACGAGAATTGGAGGCAGCGTCCAAGTCCTCTCTTGTCACAGCGTTACTGGATTCAGTTTCGAGTAGTATGCAAAACCAGAGCCAGGAAGACGATACCGAAGTGGGGGGAATGGACTCGCCGTCTCTTAAGAAGAGACAGATTGCGCCCCATAATAACAACTCCCCGTCGAGAAAGTCAAAAGGCCGATTGCCGAGCCCGATTGTTTCGGACTacggtgatgacgatgatttgGATGATGAGTTCTTGATGCTTGAAGAAACTATGCTGGCGTCTCAGGTAACCCAAGCTACTCAGGCATCTCAGACAACGGAGAGTGTAGCACCGGCCGGGCATGGCACGGAAAGAGCGGTCAAACAAGAGGGCAAAAAAATGGACAAGAAACCTGCTTTGAACGACTTTGACGactttgacgacgatgattttGATGAGGCAGACGACTTGCTGGCAAGTTTAGAACTAAAGACTCCGGCGTCAGGGAAAAGGACGACTTCAAAGACAATGAAGACACCACTCAAGAATAAAACTCCACAGAAACTGGCCGACCTGGAAGATGAATTCGGCGACGATGCCTTTGACGGAGACGTCGACTTTGAAGCGGTAGAATTCGCTGCGACCCAGGCGGCCCAACAGCAAGGCACTGCCTCAACAGCT aacaagacaaaaaTCAAGACTATTCAGCGGTATTTAGTAACAAGTGTTTTAGACGGCGAATACGTCGATCAATACAACCGTGTCTCTCCCGAAAAG ATCCTATTGATTCAAGCAGATGGCTCGAAGAGTACCCGAACTGTACAGTTACGAGGCTCTTGGTATGACACACCAGCGCATTCTGATGCCTACGTCCATGTTATCGGAGAGTTCTCGAGCAAGGGGCAGTGTGTTGTAGATGATGCCCAGAACCTGTTGATTCTGCACCCTGATCAGTTGGTATCCGCAACAGTTGTTGCCGATTCTTTTGGCTGCACGCGTCGAGCTGTGCTCCAAGATCGAGTCAAGGCTACCAGCGAAGCTTCGCCTCCATTAGTATACGGAACGATGCTTCACGAAATCTTTCAGGAAGCATTACTTGCTAACAGGTTTGATCTCGGATATCTCTCTGAGTTGATTGACAAAAATATTGAGAGACATATTGAAGACTTGTATACGATTAAGATGGGCATCGCGGCTGCCAAAGAACACCTGCAGTCCAAGATGACGGAACTTAGCTACTGGGCCAAGAGCTTCGTGGCATCCCAGCCTCAG GCCGACGCCATTGTGGAAGGGAGAAATGGCGACAAAGCCACCATCGCTGTTAGAAAACTGCTTGACGTTGAGGAGCATGTTTGGTCACCCATGTATGGGCTAAAGGGGAATATTGATGCAACGGTGGAAGTCATGATGACGGATGGCAAGCAGAGCCAAGTATTGACAGTGCCGTTTGAAGTTAAGACAGGAAAGCatgccaacagcagccacaTGGCGCAGACGGCTCTTTATACCCTCCTATTATCGGATCGTTACGACATTGATATTACCCATGGCATTTTATACTACATGGAAACATCTAAAACGATGCGAATCCCTGCAATTCGACACGAGCTCCGGCACATGATAATGCAGCGAAACCAACTGGCATGCTACATCCGAGAACGAAGTGTTCAGCTACCCCCAATGTTGAAGAGCAAACACATGTGTGGAAAATGCTATGCCAAAACTTCTTGTTTCATCTATCATCGGCtagcagatgatggagacggAGAAACTAGCGGCATGAATGAAAAATTCAATGAGGTTGTCAAGCATCTGACGCAGGAACACCAAGAATTCTTCATTAAATGGGAAAACTTATTGacgaaggaagagaaggaggggcagaagacgaaaagagaGCTTTGGACGATGACGAGCTCTGAGCGTGAGAAAAAGTCTCGGTGCTTTTCGGACGTCATCATTGAAGAAGGATCTGCATCGGTTGATGAAGATAATCCTCGAATTAATCGATTTCACTACACTTTCATCAAGCGAGAGCCAATGCCcgattttacttttattggATCAGAATTGACAGTTGGCGAGCCAATCGTCGTGTCAGACGAAGATGGGCATTATGCTTTGGCAATTGGATACATCACTTCTGTTCGAAAGCAAAGGATAAGCGTTGCAGTGGACCGGCGTCTACACAATGCTCGGATTCGGCAGCCCGGATTTGACGAGCTCGATAACCAAGTTTTTGCTAGCATTATGGAAGTTGCACACGAAGGAGCGTCGGTGGAACAAAGCCAAGGGAAGATCAAGGAGCCACCTATTCGATACCGCCTGGATCAAGATGAGTTTAGTAATGGCATGGCCACTGTGAGAAACAACTTGATTCAGATGATGGCTAATGACGTGCCGGCTGCGGTACGAATTCGCGAGCTTATTGTCGATTTGGAGCCACCTAGATTTAAACCAGTGGCGACTCAATACACAGTTACAGATGGGGAGAGTTTGAACGTTGATCAGCGGCGGGCTATCGAAAAGGTCATGAGTGCACAAGACTATGCTCTGGTACTGGGAATGCCTGGTACAGGCAAGACAACCACCATTGCTCACATCATCAAGGCTTTGGTGTCACAGAATAAAACAGTGCTGTTGACGTCCCATACACACACGGCCGTTGACAACATCCTTCTCAAGCTGAAATCTGACAAAATCCCTATCCTACGTCTTGGAGCTCCAGCGAAGGTCCACCCTGATGTTCAGCATTTTGCACACCTCGCAGGACAACCAAAGAAGACTTTTGAGGAGATAAAGGAAGCTTGGCACGGCACCCCGATTGTTGCTACTACTTGCCTGGGAATTAACCACCAGGTCTTTATCGAACGATCATTTGATTACTGCATTGTGGATGAAGCCTCACAGATCACCTTGCCCATCTGTGCTGGTCCGATTCGATTAGCAAAGACGTTTGTTCTGGTCGGAGACCACAACCAGCTTCCTCCGGTGgtgaagaatgaagaagcTAGACAGGGCGGCTTAGATGTTAGCTTGTTTAAGCTCTTATCAGACAGACACCCACAGTCTGTCGTCAACCTGGAACATCAGTATCGTATGTGTGAAGACATTATGACTCTGAGCAATACCCTCATCTACAACGGCAGACTTCGTTGTGGAACAGAGCAGTtgcgcaagaagaagcttcacaTTCCCAACATGGAGTCTTTAAGACAGCACCATCACGACCCAACGACTATTCATCGATCTGGAACAGCTCGCTCGTTTTGTACTGGCCCTGTGCCATCACGATGCTGGCTTTACGACCTCCTTGACGCTGAAGCTCGTGTTCGATTTGTTGATACGGATACAATTCGGCCCCTGGTTCGTGAAGAAGCTCAGGGAAAACGTATCATCAACCCGGCTGAAGGGCAAATTGTCTCGCAGCTTGTTGAAAGCCTGCTCACGGTGGGCGTCCCTGCTACTGAAATTGGTGTCATGACACATTATCGTGCAcagctccatcttctcaAAGATAAACTCAAGCACTTTCCTGGCATAGAGATGCACACAACGGATCGATTTCAGGGACGAGACAAAGAAGTCATTGTTCTGAGTCTGGTGCGAAGCAACGAGGCTTGCAATATCGGAGACTTGCTCAAAGATTGGCGGCGTATCAACGTGGCATTCACTCGTGCCAAGACTAAGCTCCTAGTCGTGGGCAGCATGAGCACTCTTAAAGGGAGCGGAGAGGAGACCATGCTGAGCAAGTTTATCTCTTTGATGGAAGACCGCAGTTGGATATACCATATGCCGCAGAATGCTCTCGAGAGCCATTGTTTTGCAGATCTGAGCACGCAGCTCACGGGGTTTACGCAGCGAACGCCTAGGAAATCGCCCAAGAGGATGCCGGCAAAGGCAAATTCCACTTCTCACGCGGATAAAGAGAACCAAAAGCCGTCGCCGAGAAGGGCGCGGATGGGAGAGGGTATGTTGCTCAAGGGAAAGCTAATTACGCGAGATATCTTGAATGAAATGACCGACGGCGCATATTGA
- a CDS encoding uncharacterized protein (EggNog:ENOG41): protein MDNSGGNNAGGEGGNKNPDYKHMSRSEYMRNARAAIEERRQLAMTNRKQFEPQIHEQIQRLFQNYEAPFYAQLRGFGKAQTLALAESTVLSLAAVNNRAFEDQETQALTEHFLSSVHNLLAWKWAMTGFAGYMAYRGRKTWRFPFFNPEFKRFSPIGGSPGLKFMWHSARFAAYYGTLWVLGEPVFQGANFMRQRREMEQDPRLRALLHDGGAQGATLLGGSPEAREQINDAWESAAQYENSNQQYREPEQKAPAAAPTQSSWTSYRSSMTPPPQPQQQRSDAWDSSFTDDFDDASPVAPEARSSSDASNNFSGSAWDRIRQQAQYQPSSQQGRKTWEKPQSGGGWGSEAESGAQYQGQTPGKAIHFRAPMRKRTWPGGRHSESLIAY, encoded by the coding sequence ATGGACAATTCAGGCGGAAACAATGCCGGCGGCGAGGGCGGCAACAAGAATCCCGACTACAAACACATGAGCCGGTCGGAATACATGCGCAATGCCAGAGCCGCCATCGAAGAGCGCCGCCAGTTGGCTATGACGAACCGCAAGCAATTCGAGCCCCAGATCCACGAACAGATCCAGCGCCTGTTTCAAAATTACGAGGCGCCCTTCTACGCACAGCTCCGCGGCTTCGGAAAGGCCCAGACCCTCGCCCTGGCCGAGTCTACCGTCCTATCGCTCGCCGCAGTAAACAACAGGGCCTTTGAGGACCAAGAGACCCAGGCCCTCACGGAGCACTTCCTGTCGAGTGTTCACAACCTGCTCGCGTGGAAATGGGCAATGACCGGATTTGCAGGCTACATGGCCTACCGTGGCCGCAAGACATGGCGCTTCCCCTTCTTCAACCCGGAATTCAAGCGCTTCAGCCCCATCGGCGGCAGCCCGGGCCTCAAGTTCATGTGGCACAGCGCCCGCTTCGCCGCATACTACGGTACCCTCTGGGTTCTTGGAGAGCCAGTCTTCCAGGGCGCAAACTTTATGCGACAGCGTCGAGAGATGGAGCAGGATCCTAGGCTACGAGCGCTCTTACACGATGGAGGCGCCCAAGGCGCCACTCTGCTCGGAGGCAGCCCGGAAGCTCGCGAGCAAATCAATGACGCATGGGAGTCAGCAGCGCAGTATGAGAACTCGAATCAGCAATACAGAGAACCCGAGCAAAAGGCcccagctgctgcaccaACGCAGTCCTCTTGGACGTCATACCGCAGCTCCATGACACCACCTCCGCAGCCCCAGCAACAGCGATCTGATGCATGGGATTCTTCCTTTACCGATGATTTTGATGACGCCTCACCCGTCGCACCCGAAGCAAGAAGCAGCTCAGATGCCTCAAATAACTTCAGCGGCTCAGCGTGGGACCGCATCCGACAACAAGCCCAATACCAACCTTCTTCCCAGCAAGGTCGGAAGACATGGGAGAAGCCTCAGTCTGGAGGCGGATGGGGATCAGAGGCTGAATCAGGTGCGCAGTACCAAGGACAAACCCCCGGGAAAGCTATACATTTTCGAGCGCCGATGAGGAAAAGAACTTGGCCAGGGGGCAGGCACAGCGAGAGTTTGATCGCCTACTAG